In the genome of Thalassophryne amazonica chromosome 6, fThaAma1.1, whole genome shotgun sequence, the window aggaatacgcgtccaacgttctgttctctgattggttatcgcgaccagcgtgaactataggacggccgccatacgacagtgtccatgatgcattgcatttccttttctggtggccattttgaaacatagatcgactctgtcacgtaaaattgttttgttacagtaaattaattgagatcctaccggtatatttttcatttataagtcgcaccggagtataggtcgcacccccggccaaaacatgtaaaaaagtgcgacttatagtccggaaaatacgggacTTCAAAATAGAAATTCAACCAATCAGCAATTAAActtagggggaaaaaaatcccacacagctgtgtgttttaaagaaaaatgaacaaaatTCAAAATCCTTAGAATAGCATTTATTTCCAGACTCACAAATGCCTTGTTaacactgcacattctgttccaaatcaaaacatgaagacatGTCTGTAAAATGTACAGCATGCCATTATATGAAAGTAAGTACCATATGTGCGCAAGATATCCTAAGGACGCCAAATGTAATTTTGATCAAACCTGGCAGGTACATCAGGCCTATGAATGGAAAAACGTGATTTGATTTTAGTcagggtgggtaaggttagactttacttttgTGAAGCACTATGGGTCAAATTCAActcaattcatttatatagcgatcTCTCAACAATCAATGTTAGAGGTAAAGGTCACATTTCTGACACCAGTATACAGCAAAATAGCAAACTTTATGTGAACAAAAAGACCCATTTTAGTGATGTGGGTATTTTTCTATCATTTCTTtgacccattaaaaaaaaacaacaacaaaaaacaatcctATTTGGCAtacaaagtgttccaatacttttggaggccacTGAGTCCTAACCTTATAATGAGTGTggtattttcactgttgctgcactttgtgtgaaatcatagtcatatcatataataCTGATAGAGTTATAATATTTGGcttcaatattgagatacaataatttggccatattgtgcagccctactgttaactagctgaaaagtttgaatattaatttacattaaaatgcctaacatggcagggagttaagagggctgcagttaggggggtctggggaggaagcgccccagaagctgaagagctttagccatgctaatgctccccagaagcatttactgaaaaaagtctgaaggacctaaatgacatgatgagatactgaagagctttgcttgttcatgtccgtgacatacacATATCAATCATAATAATACTAcgacaagataaaaaaaaaacatctaaagtatgattaaagtggtgggtggacttatttATATTTTCATATTATCATCATATTAATACTACGACATCTTACCGCAATGTCAAAGACGTGACGGGCATCTTTTATAGCCTGCCTGTAAGTGAAGGCATCAGTGCAAATGCAGCCAGCATGGAAGCTGACCCCAATGACCTCCAAGTCCAGCTCTTTAGCACACATCAGCACCTTGTTGACGGTCGACAGTGTGGCACCAAACTTTGAACTCAGACGTAACAAAGATTTAGAATCATCCACTGCAATGCGGAGTACCAGCCTGAAAAGCAGAAAGTTCACAGAATCACAGTGTGATCAAACTTTGAAACAGAAATCCAGATTTGGTTGACTTACTTGGCACTGGGATGGCAATGAGAAATTTTTTGGAGTTCAATCTCACTATCAAAGGTCATCATTGTGACTCCACACATGCAGGCATACCTGACATGAGACTGTGGTTTTGACGGATGTGCATAAATGATTTTATCAGGAGACACTCCAAGAGAAAGAGCCAGCTTTATCTCATTCTGTGAAGgaccaaaaaaaccaaacaaacaaaaaaaaaaaacaaaaagcaaaaagttTCCAATGAGCCAGCAAACATATTTCCAGAGGAAATAAATTAAAGCTGACCAGAGCTGTCAGTCTGTCTGTAACTTCAggttctgttcctaaatgtttcagatctgcagtgattaaattctgtcaacatcaacatcaacatgggagccttatcggctcctgaaggtcaaatgccctgctcCTCCCCCAGAAGAATCTACGGCTTTGGTGAAGGAAATCAGCTCCCTCTTCTTATCTATCTAACCCCACccacagcctgctgttgcctagcaatatcagactttacacacacaaggacagaaactgacaaactcaAATCATCTGCACATGACACGTctctctccctccatccctattacccccaaccccttgtgtctctccactccactcaccctggcttcctccccacCACCTCAAAAGCAgcgtggtttttactgctgctGATGCCTTCAACTTCCTAAGCTGGGCGGCGCAGGCCCTCttcctgcagccttcacccactttgcctcaatttggacgACGGACTGCTTCagttttagtgcacataaacaatgtcaaatgtatatgtgttgtctttaattctgatgtgtgccatttttacattcaactagtaataattgtggattaattgctctaTTTTGTCTGAgacaattggagtgtaaacataattttgttgttgctgcacttctgtaatgacaataaatctcatctcataacTGCTCATAGTAATCTCATAGACTTAGAATCTTTGAAGGATTGCCTTGCGCCAGTGAAAAGCttaatgtccagcaatttcttacttttaaactctgacaagaccgaAATGAGCTGCCCATGTTGTGACAAGCTTTGTCCATTTATCTCTACATATGTGATTGTTGGAACTCTTTATACTTGTATGTATGAAATATTCAGACAGCATCATCAGTCAGTTTGTCTCTTAATTTCACAGTTTCTATTAAGGGATCCCCAGGATGAATTAGAAAACTTGgctaaggatagggaagtgtgggatgagctgcttgctcaaCTGCCACCACGAACCAGACTCaaataaacagcagaaaaaaaaaagaatgaatgtcCAGTTAGTTATGGTCCTGGCTGCACCATCATCCTTACCTTGCTGGCACAGTCGAATCCTGTGCCGAGAGCAGACAACGTCCTGATAACTGCCGGCGTGCTGTTACATTTCACAGCATAGAAAGGTTTGACTCGAGGCAAGTTATGAAGCCAACGGAGGTGCTGCTTTACGACAGTGTCAAGGTTCCCCACAGAAAAGGGCACTTCGTTCCCCTGAGTGATTCCAAGAAGTTCACTTTCTCTAATTATTTCCACAGAATTCTAATTGGAGGCAAAGCTGCATTCTGACTGTGATACTCACCGCTGAACTCAACTCTTCAATGGTGTTGTTAATGAAATCACTGATGGTCTGACCTTGGTCTAGAATAGACACTTCACATTTCTCAGAAGAAACAACAGACATGACTGATGGTGTGCAGATACTGATGCtgtcacagaaaaaaacagaatgaacAAAGTTCAACAAAATATCCATATTACACTGTGTGAAAATCATATAATGCTTAAAGAgatattcagcacaaatacctcaGAATGATCATCAAGGACTTAGTTTATATGGAATAAACTATTATGAATTATTTAGTAACAGTATTAGTTTTCTATCTGGTGAAAAAAAATAGCCATTCTCAAGATTGTCATATGGATAACTGCAGAGTTTTCCTGAGATGTATTAATCTAAGAGAAAAAGTGTGAATATACTCACTCAAGTCCTGCCTTGAAAGTGAATTACAGGTGATGTAACAAACCAATTTTGTCAGCTGACAGAATATTTCTCCACCTTCTTCCACCAAGTTTGATGAATGACAACACAGCCAGTCAGACTTGAACCTGCCCCTAAGTCCCACCCCTTTTACAGATACAGATCCTTTATCATCATTATAATCAGTACAGTGAAAGGTAATGTGCAAACctctcagtgcaaatataaatttGGATGTAACAGACACTGTACTTTGTTACATTACTGTGTACATGTGTTAAGATTAGAGACAAGATTAGATTGTCttttttccaccaatggtaaaaGGGATGCCTTTTTTAACCCCCCCAGCTGACAGAACTGGCTGAACAGAACAAGTCAGACTTCTCTTTGGATATGTGCAAACATGGCTTCAAAGTTAACACACAagaataaaatgcattaaaatacaCCATGCCGTGTTagtgaaataccctggatctgtttcttgcacgtggtattgctgtcacgaatattgacatcatgcctcttacatcagtggtgtctgttcactcacttattaactttacagtttcgctgccgtgtttagtggaacaacaaccttatatatcacgacggcgatgcatcaactcctcagctaagactgaactcgaagctagactgccggaTGTCttcgcttcacatttggcaaatacccaatcagtagacagccttgtgGATATAATCCCCGCTCGGCtacactacactcgacatgattgcgccacctgtgttaaaactgcacttccccaaatcagtcaccttggttcaatgattacctgcgtgacctcaagcataaggcaagaggtctagaacagaaatatcgtcattcaaaattagaagtattccaccttgcgtggcgtgatgctatcttagactataagcatgcattattggctacaaagtggacctattactctgatttgatcaacaaaaacaagcataactcaaagttcttgttcaacacggtggcaacacttattcatggacaaccacttgcagttcgctctccttttacagcacaagatttcctggattactttgagaagaaaatagaagacatcaggttaaacatatcccagcatgccttaacccagccactacaccctgctattgaggtgggcgccactactgaggtattacctagatttacagaatttgatagtatctcactaggcaagctgatgaaactcgtaacatcaacaaaaagcacaatctgtttatttgctcttataccaacaaaactgtttaaggacctttggcccactcttgggccgactgtactggaaatgattaatctttctttaacttctggatctgttcctaactgtttcaaatctgtagtgattaaaccattacttaaaaaacctaatcttgaccctagtatattgaaaaactatcagccaatttgctctaaaattctggaaaaattggtgtcacggcagctcatggacttacttactgaaaataatctctttgagccactgcagtctgcatttagaaaatatcattccacagagacggctcgcactaaagtggttaatgatcttctgcttacaatggattcagacaccactacggttctgttgcttagatcttagtgctgcatttgatacgctcctctttccacgacaaaaactcctgtaacagtggaatgtgctgttcatttctaaactggacgctgtcttgccgtctgactagcacaggaattgcagaagacgtggacatcagcactttttcggcacattgagacagacgtgcggaggaatctcgcgcgtcacggcggagccgcatggcgcaaagcaacggcgtgatgaagcctcacaggacatgttggggcatgtccagctcatgctcaatttctcggatattcacacgactgaaaagcaaccggaagccgtctgaaagccacctgaaagccgtcctgagagaccaacacggaggtggttttgtcccgcgccatgagcggcacggtggcgcattcatctgcTTCTttatccatgaaaaaaactcctgtaacagtggaatgtgccaaaaaagtgctgatgtccactccttctgcctttttgtgaaagtcagacgacgtcccagatcacattggaaatgatctggttgtttcagcagggtgtcagcctgtcgatcagcgctcggagcgtggcacgctctcagacgctgtgggcggtctttaaaccggctggagcactccttaatctgtgtaatccccataaaatcgtccctgaaagccatattaattttccgaatggtgtccacctggaggtctctcacagtttcaggaaaaaattgatgcagcaaagctccaaatcattccgccatttccttaacaacgagaggggtggaccagtgctcactcaaagcctgctcacaggcaaatgacgcaaccgtcaggcgtgaaaaaactctcgcatgcgcacgaaggttcttcaagcttggctgatacaatcacacgtgattcaaatccatatggtttttgaaaaaatccgatacttttctaacagactgtgataaactgacagagctaactcagaaacatttcttggggcaacttgcataaacatgcactctgttaattggaatattaacttttgcaaaataatttaagtcaATACATACTGTGATTGTCAGttaccaaaaatatgttttttatggaaacagattgcaatggcagcttattatccagaagtcccacagacctaaaataatgttttcaacatgcatgagcaggaagcattgacatttaaataaaacagctcatagacaaataagtttttttactggtcacttcacaacttgcagttcaaacattatcagacatgtttttaaacaaacatgctgaacatgagatgaatagtcaCACGTTACAGTAGAACATCAACttgatttcacatttccagaatgaacatttgtccagggtttactgTTTCGCTCAGACCTCATTTGAGGATCACTTCATGTCACAGTCAAACAGTGTTTTGTGGGAATTACATAACataacaacatatttcttgctttatgattcctttaatttcagctgctcaattcatgtttgcagtgaggcatgatattataattatccagggtaaaacatgtacattgtacacaatatatttgtaacacctggatacaataatttctgtatgtaaaatgcaacattctcattctggtaaaaaaagCTTGCAGTGCTCTCCAGGCTGGTGTGGtttcacgtggtctgcggttgtgaggctggttggatgtactgccaaattctctgaaatgcctttggagacggcttatggtagagacatgaacattcaatacacgagcaacagctctggttgacattcctgctgtcagcatgccaattgcacgcttcctcaaatcttgcgacatctgtggcattgtgctgtgtgataaaactgcacctttcagagtggccttttattgtgggcagtctaaggcacacctgtgcactaatcatggtgtctaatcagcatcttgatatggcacacctgtgaggtgggatggattatctcagcaaaggagaagtgctcactatcacagatttcgactggtttgtgaacaatatttgagggaaatggtgatattgtgtatgtggaaaaagttttagatctttgagttcatctcatacaaaatgggagcaaaaccaaaagtgttgcgtttatatttttgttgagtatatgtaaccTGGCCTgaagtttttcattttttttaatatgtattaCCATTTACACCAGAGAATCTGATCAAATTTATTGTCATGGGTTTCAATGTGGCCAACCTTTCAGAACCTTAGTTATTTATTATTTGATTTCTAGAATCATGGGCAAATATGCAGCCTGGGCCTAACTTTTTCAATTTCTTCTCAATAGCTTTTACAATTTTCATCCAAGCAACAGGTAAATAGCATTATTTAACTACAGCCACGTGCCGACCTACCTACCtacttctaaattagtgaaacaccatttcctctccaacctacgggttatctgctttaagctgcgagtttgtgagttataccacggagtcaggcacttctgatttaaggttctctttttcagaggagctacagcatccaaagttgtgctcagtgaggatgtaaaactattgacgagacaatctatctcactcacagagtttaggtagctactctgcactgtgttggtatatggcattggagaacataacaaagaaggaatcatatccttaaacctagttacagcgctttccgaaagacttctactgtaatgaaacttattccccactgctgggtagtccattaaagtaaatgtaaatgttattaagaaatgatcagacagaaaggggttttgagggaatactgttaagtcttcaatttccataccataagtcaaaacaagatctaaagtatgattaaagtggtgggtggacttatttATATTTTCATATTATCATCATATTAATACTACGACATCTTACCGCAATGTCAAAGACGTGACGGGCATCTTTTATAGCCTGCCTGTAAGTGAAGGCATCAGTGCAAATGCAGCCAGCATGGAAGCTGACCCCAATGACCTCCAAGTCCAGCTCTTTAGCACACATCAGCACCTTGTTGACGGTCGACAGTGTGGCACCAAACTTTGAACTCAGACGTAACAAAGATTTAGAATCATCCACTGCAATGCGGAGTACCAGCCTGAAAAGCAGAAAGTTCACAGAATCACAGTGTGATCAAACTTTGAAACAGAAATCCAGATTTGGTTGACTTACTTGGCACTGGGATGGCAATGAGAAATTTTTTGGAGTTCAATCTCACTATCAAAGGTCATCATTGTGACTCCACACATGCAGGCATACCTGACATGAAACTGTGGTTTTGACGGATGTGCATAAATTATTTTATCAGGAGACACTCCAAGAGAAAGAGCCAGCTTTATCTCATTCTGTGAAggaccaaaaaaaaccaaacaaacaaaaaaaaaaaaacaaaaagcaaaaggtTTCCCAATGAGCCAGCAAACATATTCCCAGAGGAAATAAATTAAAGCTGACCAGAGCTGTCAGTCTGTCTGTAACTTCAggttctgttcctaaatgtttcagatctgcagtgattaaattctgtcaacatcaacatcaacatgggagccttatcggctcctgaaggtcaaatgccctgctcCTCCCCCAGAAGAATCTACGGCTTTGGTGAAGGAAATCAGCTCCCTCTTCTTATCTATCTAACCCCACccacagcctgctgttgcctagcaatatcagactttacacacacaaggacagaaactgacaaactcaAATCATCTGCACGACATGTctctctccctccatccctattacccccaaccccttgtgtctctccactccactcaccctggcttcctccccacCACCTCAAAAGCAgcgtggtttttactgctgctGATGCCTTCAACTTCCTAAGCTGGGCGGCGCAGGCCCTCttcctgcagccttcacccactttgcctcaatttggacgACGGACTGCTTCagttttagtgcacataaacaatgtcaaatgtatatgtgttgtctttaattctgatgtgtgccatttttacattcaactagtaataataataataaaatgatgcAATGCTTAAAGAgatattcagcacaaatacctcaGAATGATCATCAAGGACTTAGTTTATATGGAATAAACTATTATGAATTATTTAGTAACAGTATTAGTTTTCTATCTGGTGAAAAAAAATAGCCATTCTCAAGATTGTCATATGGATAACTGCAGAGTTTTCCTGAGATGTATTAATCTAAGAGAAAAAGTGTGAATATACTCACTCAAGTCCTGCCTTGAAAGTGAATTACAGGTGATGTAACAAACCAATTTTGTCAGCTGACAGAATATTTCTCCACCTTCTTCCACCAAGTTTGATGAAtgacaacacagccactcagactTGAACCTGCCCCTAAGTCCCACCCCTTTTACAGATACAGATCCTTTATCATCATTATAATCAGTACAGTGAAAGGTAATGTGCAAACctctcagtgcaaatataaatttGGATGTAACAGACACTGTACTTTGTTACATTACTGTGTACATGTGTTGTCATCCTCAACCCACGTGGGGATTGGTGTAATTGATTGATTTAAGATTAGATTGTCttttttccaccaatggtaaaaGGGATGCCTTTTTTAACCCCCCCAGCTGACAGAACTGGCTGAACAGAACAAGTCAGACTTCTCTTTGGATATGTGCAAACATGGCTTCAAAGTTAACACACAagaataaaatgcattaaaatacaCCATGCCGTGTTagtgaaataccctggatctgtttcttgcacgtggtattgctgtcacgaatattgacatcatgcctcttacatcagtggtgtctgttcactcacttattaactttacagtttcgctgccgtgtttagtggaacaacaaccttatatatcacgacggcgatgcatcaactcctcagctaagactgaactcgaagctagactgccggaTGTCttcgcttcacatttggcaaatacccaatcagtagacagccttgtggatagtttaaactcagtactCAAAACTACTGTGGGAGTATGGCCTTTTATTAATTGAATTTATCATTAATATTGCATGTTTATGGTTTGTTTAGTTTGCTGTGCTTTATACCTTTctgtatgtattttatttttgctgtgttCTGGGAATGTTGAGTTGTGTTCAGGCCACGCCCACTTTTCCTACAGACTGCTGAGGAACAAGTGAGTATACCCGCTGCTAATTAGGAAATTAGTGGCAACCTCTGAGCGAGGGTTAAACCTGGGGCGAATGCGTGGAGCCAGCGGCCGGGGCAGAGGACGAGTCTGAGCGAGAGGAGCTGCTGAGGTCGGCGAGTGGGAGATGAGACGGCGCAGAGTGCAGCCGAGAGGACGGGTCCGGAGAAATCAGACACAAGGCTTGTTGTGTGTATAATGGGCGGTTGATTGAGAGCCGCCCAGACCCGGTAAGTGCCGTCAAAAAGGGGAGGGTTGTTCCATCGACAGTTCCCTCGATACCCCCCCACTGGCAGCTCTGTTTCCTTGACAGGCCCACGGAAGTGGTAGAGGCACAGCAGAAGGAACTTACGGGGCCACGtgtatttttagatatttatttGGTTTTAACCCTAACCTCCATTATTTTTACTAGACACTTTAAGAATATTCAATTTGATGGTGGACTGCAGTCACTGAtccttgtattttatttttttcattgtaattaaatatgtttaaacttCTTATTCTCTTGGTTTTAATTCACTGTTCACCCCTGTTTTATGGAACCTGTGTTTTAAATTGGGTCCTAGCCCCTCGCTAGGTGGCTCTGTCGGCaacatttttattataatttTAGTTTCAGAACATATTCTAATCCCCGCTCGGCtacactacactcgacatgattgcgccacctgtgttaaaactgcacttccccaaatcagtcaccttggttcaatgattacctgcgtgacctcaagcataaggcaagaggtctagaacagaaatatcgtcattcaaaattagaagtattccaccttgcgtggcatgatgctatcttagactataagcatgcattattggctacaaagtggacctattactctgatttgatcaacaaaaacaagcataactcaaagttcttgtttgacacggtggcaacacttattcatggacaaccacttgcagttcactctccttttacagcacaagatttcctggattactttgagaagaaaatagaagacattaggttgaacatatcccagcatgccttaacccagccactacaccctgctattgaggtgggcgccactactgaggtattacctagatttacagaatttgttaGTATCTCACTTGGcaagctgatgaaactcgtaacatcaacaaaaagcacaatctgtttatttgctcttataccaacaaaactgtttaaggacctttggcccactcttgggccgactgtactggaaatgattaatctttctttaacttctggatctgttcctaactgtttcaaatctgtagtgattaaaccattacttaaaaaacctaatcttgaccctagtatattgaaaaactatcagccaatttgctctaaaattctggaaaaattggtgtcacggcagctcatggacttacttactgaaaataatctctttgagccactgcagtctgcatttgaatgaatgaatgaatgaaaactgtttatttcgaacatttgatacaacaacaattacaagatagatcagtaaagacaacaacaaaaaagttcctactgtgtacccaacatgtccgaaaaggggtagggtgaagcatcagcttatttatcctaccccttcttcccacaaccagtaataccctttgccacatatacacataaattcctacacacctaaaccgatatcaatatatatatatatacatatatatacacacacatacatatacacatcaacatacacatatatacacatatacatatatacacgtatatatacacaaacataaatatacacctacacatacctacttacatacaaaatactatatatttacaagccgaagcaaacaacaaaaacaccctaaccctcattacccttcctcctccctatacccagaaaaaaacatatttttgtaccgctgtttgaactggttcatgcttggacattgcttgagccccactcccaatctgttccacatcctcaccccacagacagaaatacagaaacctttaatgttgttcgtgcccactgatgctttaaattaaatttcccccctcagactgtaatcccctgatctgttaaaaaacatatttttatatttgctggaagtaaattgtttattgctttatacacaatttgtactgtttgaaaatgaaccaagtctgtgaattttaataatttggattgtaaaaatagtggatttgtatgatctctatagcagtattatgaataattcttatagctctttctgcatt includes:
- the LOC117512013 gene encoding ornithine decarboxylase-like: MSVVSSEKCEVSILDQGQTISDFINNTIEELSSAGNEVPFSVGNLDTVVKQHLRWLHNLPRVKPFYAVKCNSTPAVIRTLSALGTGFDCASKNEIKLALSLGVSPDKIIYAHPSKPQSHVRYACMCGVTMMTFDSEIELQKISHCHPSAKLVLRIAVDDSKSLLRLSSKFGATLSTVNKVLMCAKELDLEVIGVSFHAGCICTDAFTYRQAIKDARHVFDIANSWGFKMTLLDIGGGFPGRHDARVTFEQIAENINVTLDEFFPSKSGVQIIAEPGQYFVDIAFTLAVTVIAKNIIVEEGDGEDDNPDKEIVYFINDGIYGSMSDLQSPHPIITFLPYPQKAVESSEQRYKSVIWGPTCDSKDKVIDNYWLPELYIGDWLLLDNMGAYTNSVATDFNGFERAKIYHVVTADTWKTLNLKPASGMI